Part of the Legionella cardiaca genome, CCCTACCCCCTGAACAACAATCCACATCACAAATATTTGCATTAGACAGTAGCCAGAACCTTTGGGAATTAATAGAGCAAGACCCAGCGTTGAGCGCATGGGAACCCATATAGAGGACCATTTTTGGCCAAGCATTTGCCCTTCGTGTGCGGTATTCATAGTGGACACTATAAGCGTGTACATAATTACAATGCCACCTAACGCTAAGACAGCAGAGTTAAATACTCCAAACATGGCGCCCATGATCTGACTGCCCGTACCATGTAAAACACCATCGACAATACCAAAGATATTTCCCAAGAATACCACTGAATAGTCTTGAGGAGGTGGGGCAAAACTCAAAGCGGAACCATTATCAGAAGCCAAAGCCAATGCCGGGAATATTAAGCCTAGCAATATAAAGATAATCTTATTCATCGCTTATCACCCTTCAAGCCTTGTCTATACCACTCATTAAATGAGCACCCTAACTTTCGTTCTTTAATTTGAAAATACCAAAAGTGATAGCGGAAGGCTAAGACTAAAGCAATTAATAGCAAAACGATACTAACTATAGAAGCCCTATAAGTACCATAAAATAAATGGTAAAGGGCATAAATAAAAATACAAACAGCGGCAACACACATGAGGATACTTAAACGATACAAAGAAGATTGTTTGGCGCGAAGATCTTCTTCACTTAAATTCATTCTTGCTACTGCCTCATCAAATGATTCTCCCTGCTTCGTTTTACTTTGAGGAACAAACATTTTTTGAAAACCGGTAGCGATATAAATGGTAAAAGCTTTAACTCTATCAAAATCAACCCATGCGCGGACATTCAAAATTCGCTTGATAATGCCTTTTAATCTGGTGCCTTTTTTGATTTTCATAAATTTTACTTTTAGATAATGGACTTTTACTCTTCATACTATACTATAGTAGTTAGATTATGCGCAGTCCATCAATGAATTAATACCGTAAAAAAAGAGTAAAAAATGCCCGATCTTAGTCATGAAGCCTCATCGCAATATTGGTTTGAATATGTTGATCCGATGATTTATCGGGTTATTACTTTCATGGAAAGCGTGGAGGATTGGACTTTAGATGGCAGTCCCGATTTAGAAGCAGCAATTAATCGTCTTGGCCAAGAATTAGATGATATCGAAAAGCTTGATATGAGCACACTCTCTCAAGAAGATATTTTTATTCGTTTAGTAGGAAATATTAAATCAGGACGAGGTCTACGTCTTTTGCAGGCCATTGATACAGTGCATCCAGGAAGTGCCTCCCGAATTTTAATTCACGCCGAAGAAACCAGTACAGGCAGTCATGATCCTGCCGGGTTCTTCCTAAAAAGAAATATTGTTTTTGAACGTTTACGCCTACTTGCTCGTGTTTTTTCTGAGTATCGTTTAAAACTTGTTGCTCGTGCTCTCGAAGGGGAAGAATAAATGAAATCACTTTGTAGTCGCTCTGCCTTATCCGGTGTTTTGCTGTTTGCCTCATCAACTACTTTCGCTTCAGGAGGGAGTACTGATTTTCCCTGGAACACAATGGGAGATTCGTTGCAGCAAATTCAGGAATATCTAGGAAATTTAGGTGAATATTTAGGTTATAATCTGCAAAATGGCGTTAACAACAATGATGTGAGTCAAGCCTTACTTCAAGTTACAGTGAATGCTGTAGGCCTAACAATATCGCCAGCACTTCAAACTGTGTTTGGTGCTTTCCCTGTTAATACGTCCATGTTCCCGTCTGTCGCTCAAACTCAGGCAGAAGGACAAAATACTCAAAGTTCATCTCCTTATTTTGTTCCAAGCAGTGTCACCCTTTATGCAGGCTTGAATGATTTTGCAAACAGCACTTTTCAATCTTCCGGTGGGATTACTACTTCTGATTTAATTGATCAAGCAGCCAATATTACTGGTCAAGGCAGTAGTGGTTCTCAATTCCAGGATCCTGTAAGTCAAGCTGTTGCAAATATGCTTACAACGCCTGACTCCTCCTACTGTATAACAAAAGATTCTAACAATGCCCCCATCTGGAATACCACTATATGTCCCGCAGGAAACCTGGTATTTGAAGGTAACAATCTTATGACCGATGACCAAGTCATGCAAAATGTTATCGGTTCTTTACCCAGTACGTGGGAATACTTTACCCCCAAGGCCAATCAACTCATCATACCGCAACTCAATAGCAATAACTTAATCGCGCCTTTAATGTACTCTAATGAAGCGCTTAATCTTCAAACTCAATATCAAAGTAATACACCTCCAATTTTCAGTGGCCAACAATCAGGTCCTTTACAGGCACAAAATCCAGAGCAATTAGCTAGCAATTTTATTCGCTATGCGACTGCGGGGGTTGCTCCAATTTCTCTCCCTGATCGTCAATCTTATGACAACCTATATAAACAATTGCTCACTCCAACTCCAGCTACAGCAATGCAACGATTCCAAGCAGCAGCCACATTGGCCAACTTTCTAACTAATATCCGTGTTTATGCGGCACAAACTTCCGTAGGAATTGGCAACTTGTATTACATTTTATCACGTAGAATGCAACAACCCATTAGTACAGCCGCTCAAGGTGCCGGGCAGTCCAATAGTATTACTACCAGCCAAGCTTTAAGTGAGTATCAGATGGCAACCTGGCGGCTTATTAATCCACAAAACAAACAACAAAATACCGATTGGATAAATAAGTTAAACTCAGCTTCTGCTGCGACCACACAAAAAGAGATAGCTTTGCTACTAGCAGAAATCAATTATCAACTCTACCTTAGCCGTCAACAGGATGAGCGTATTTTGCTGACTAATACAATGTTGTTATTACAAAACGCGCGAATGATGCAACTCAATGGATTATTACGTGCCACAAGTGATACAGCAGCTGCAAATAATCCATCAAATCAATAATCTGTACAACCAAACTAAGAACAGAGTTATTCTGTTCTTAGTTTGGACGTTTTTAATCCTCCACACGCTTAAAATAGAGTCGCAAAATTATTTTCAAAAAGTATATAATGAATTTTTATGGTGCATCAGCTATAAGGAAAAGCTATGCTGAAACGTGACATTTCTCGAACAAACGTCCTCATTGCTGCTGCTGGGGGAATGATTGGCTCCGGTTGGTTATTTAGCCCCTTCATTAGTGCCCAAATGGCTGGGAGTAATGCCTTAATTAGCTGGATAATTGCTGCCTTGTTTATGTTATTCATCGCTCTACCTTTGTGTGAGCTTGGGGCAATGTTTCCTATTTCTGGCGGCATGACTAATTATCCAAGTTTTACGCATGGAAATGACGTTGGTTTTCTATTTGCCTGGACATCCTGGCTATCTTATGTAGTAATGACACCAATCGAGATACAAGCTATTTTACAATATTCCAGTCATTTCTTTCCCTCATTGATAGTTAAAGAAGCGACAGCTTTTACATTATCAGGAATAGGCTACGTAGTAGCCATGTGCATCATGCTTTTTGTGGTACTACTCAATTCTTATGGCATTAAAATGTTGGCTGAATGTAATAAAATTGCCAGTATTATCAAATTCTTGGTCCCAAGTATTGCCATCATTGCGCTGCTCTCAACCGCGTCATCAACAAGCAATATTAACATTGATTTAGCGAGTAAAAATGCCTGGGTGCAAATTTTTACGGCACTTTCTGCAGGGGGTATTGCTTTTGCTTTTACAGGTTTCCAAAATGGTTTAATGCTTGCAGGTGAGGTACAAAACCCACAACGCAATATTCCCATTGCAATTCTAGGAGCAGTGCTCGTTGGCTTTGTACTTTACTTTATGCTGCAACTGAGTTTTCTGGTTGCTATTCCCCACACTTATTTAGCGAATGGTTGGCAACATCTAAGCTTCCCCGGAGACAGCGGACCATTAGTAGGATTAACGCTACTCGTTGGTTTAGGTTTTGTTTCATTATTACTTATGTTTGACGCAGCTTTTTCGCCCTTCGGTACAACACTGGTTTATACTGCAGCGACTTCCCGTATTTTATATGGAATGACGTTAAATAAGCATTTACCTAAAATTTTCTTAAAGTTAAATAGACATAAGATTCCTTATATTACTTTATACGCAAACTTTCTCGTAGGTATTTTATCCTTCCTTCCGTTCCCAGGATGGCAAAAAATGGTGGCCTTTCTTTCCTCTTGCAGCATTTTGTCCTATGGAATTGGTCCCCTTTGTTTACTGGCAATGCGCAGACTTCAACCTAATCGCGATCGTCCCTTCAGACTTTGGGCAAGTCAGTTTTTCTGTCATACCGCCTTTTATGTTTGTAATCTCATGCTGTATTGGTGTGGTTTTGATATTTTATGGAAATTGGATGTTGCTCTTTTACTAGGTTTTATTATTAATCTTTTTTATCAAAAACGACGCTTAATTGATTGCAGTCCGAGTCTTTATTGGTTTGCCTTTTATATGACATCTATGCTGCTGGTTTCCTATTTTGGCTCGTTTGGTGGCATCGGACGTTTACAGTTTCCATTAGATATTGCTCTCATTCTACCACTTAGTATTATTATTCTTCATTTTTCACAACACGTTCTTATTAATAATAAAGAGCATGAGGAAATAACTGCAAATATGGAGTTGGCGGCTGAAACTGATTAAGATAAAGTTCCGCAGGACTTTAAATATCTTGGGTAAAAAAAGAAGTCTGGTGATCATCAGACTTCTTTTTTTCTTTCACGTTGTATTACTGCAGTTCAAGCTGAAGTTCACTTTCTTGAGCTTTATTAAAAGTAATATCAGCAAAGTCTCTTTTTAAGCTTTCAATAAAAAGTTGCGTGCTGGTTTCTACCTCACGGGTTTCTGGGCGAAATATATTGCGGTGCTGAGCGAGCACTTTGGCAACAGATACTGTCTCGTTAGTGCGAGTATTGGTAAATTTCTGTGAACTTTTCCATGCATCAATAATATCCCCGATCCTCGTCTCATCCCCACTATTTAAAGTATTTTCCAGTTCCTTTTTTAAGATTTTCAAAGCTGCAATTTTTGCCTCTGGGCTGCTTAAAAAAGGATTAAATCGTGATTTATTTAAAGTAGCGATGAATACATCAATTTTATCATTTAGTGATGCCAAGACCACCGCGGGATCTTTTTTCAGATGTTCATCGAGTTGAGAATCATAGAAACTGGCTTCCAATTTATCACTGGTCACATGAATTGTTGTGATCGGTACATCCGTCTTGGATCTTTCCACGTATTGCTTAA contains:
- the icmV gene encoding type IVB secretion system protein IcmV: MKIKKGTRLKGIIKRILNVRAWVDFDRVKAFTIYIATGFQKMFVPQSKTKQGESFDEAVARMNLSEEDLRAKQSSLYRLSILMCVAAVCIFIYALYHLFYGTYRASIVSIVLLLIALVLAFRYHFWYFQIKERKLGCSFNEWYRQGLKGDKR
- the icmW gene encoding type IVB secretion system protein IcmW produces the protein MPDLSHEASSQYWFEYVDPMIYRVITFMESVEDWTLDGSPDLEAAINRLGQELDDIEKLDMSTLSQEDIFIRLVGNIKSGRGLRLLQAIDTVHPGSASRILIHAEETSTGSHDPAGFFLKRNIVFERLRLLARVFSEYRLKLVARALEGEE
- a CDS encoding APC family permease, translated to MLKRDISRTNVLIAAAGGMIGSGWLFSPFISAQMAGSNALISWIIAALFMLFIALPLCELGAMFPISGGMTNYPSFTHGNDVGFLFAWTSWLSYVVMTPIEIQAILQYSSHFFPSLIVKEATAFTLSGIGYVVAMCIMLFVVLLNSYGIKMLAECNKIASIIKFLVPSIAIIALLSTASSTSNINIDLASKNAWVQIFTALSAGGIAFAFTGFQNGLMLAGEVQNPQRNIPIAILGAVLVGFVLYFMLQLSFLVAIPHTYLANGWQHLSFPGDSGPLVGLTLLVGLGFVSLLLMFDAAFSPFGTTLVYTAATSRILYGMTLNKHLPKIFLKLNRHKIPYITLYANFLVGILSFLPFPGWQKMVAFLSSCSILSYGIGPLCLLAMRRLQPNRDRPFRLWASQFFCHTAFYVCNLMLYWCGFDILWKLDVALLLGFIINLFYQKRRLIDCSPSLYWFAFYMTSMLLVSYFGSFGGIGRLQFPLDIALILPLSIIILHFSQHVLINNKEHEEITANMELAAETD